A stretch of Mucilaginibacter terrae DNA encodes these proteins:
- a CDS encoding carboxypeptidase-like regulatory domain-containing protein, which yields MKKAALCIVYAFLICIYILPVYAQTAPAQKQVKLFFEKVFIHTDRQIYTPADDIWFKAYLLNAQDNHLVATSKNLYVEVIAPDNKIIGQEMIALNNGLGNGDFKLPDSLAAGNYSLRAYTNWMRNFGNNFIFEKKLTVVSTKPSAPAVTKAGEFIVRFFPEGGSLVTGLGSIVAVKAEDSSGQGYAVRGAVYTSSGDTVAHYTTDSFGMGIFTLLPLQGQSYQAKTLIKGKPVQSTLPAALNSGLTLKIVRQDTSLYAVVTCNEQSVAAYGQQTLSIKARSFGRVTFQQSFQLKGNTAAVVIPTWQMPGGLAAITLYDGEQKPNCERLIYNTGTEKATLKLSLNKPIYNTREKVGINIQLSDTKGQPLKGELSVSAVDASISPLEESNILSYLMLQSELKGDIKNAARYFDTTNVQHNKQLDILLLTQGWRDFIWKRLADTTLRIAYIPEQGISLSGTVLDKKNVPIPNANVTLIAANAINGRLFGAQTDAQGKYFFDNLQLLGKQKVKLNAKDAKGKPLGSLTLDSLAAKHLPVTNNTLYNTPAMAQLPALTKASLIKQVALARQRSLSDTIIRLKDVEVRTPNRQQFVDRMVTTLGYKDEVLTVTPEDEKLNSLRNYILAKSNQARTNDSNNLVFIADGKLVRPRIVVDNKDAAFSDNDAPDVVDLMSNHYLELPISAVKKVVIKKLVGGPLLMVENAEGLAATTAAASPAGRATQSSKDLGIVFAIYITLNPEGLNKLAVGATQANITGYYEARTFYSPVYNPSKNDNRTDARPTLYWQPNATVNNSGKSNISFYNSDSKSTIRIIVQGIGSNGVPVAGIKTYKIQ from the coding sequence GTGAAAAAAGCAGCTCTATGCATTGTATATGCATTTTTGATATGTATATATATATTACCGGTGTACGCACAAACCGCACCTGCACAAAAACAGGTTAAACTTTTTTTTGAAAAAGTATTCATTCATACCGACAGGCAGATTTACACTCCTGCCGATGATATATGGTTTAAGGCTTATTTATTAAATGCGCAAGACAATCATTTGGTAGCCACCAGCAAAAACTTGTACGTTGAAGTAATTGCGCCCGATAATAAAATTATTGGCCAGGAAATGATTGCGCTAAACAATGGCCTGGGCAATGGTGATTTCAAACTCCCCGACTCGCTGGCCGCTGGTAATTACAGCCTGCGTGCCTACACCAACTGGATGCGCAATTTTGGCAACAACTTTATATTTGAAAAAAAACTCACTGTTGTAAGCACCAAACCATCAGCCCCCGCTGTAACAAAAGCAGGTGAGTTTATCGTCCGATTTTTCCCCGAGGGAGGATCGCTGGTTACAGGGCTGGGCTCAATAGTAGCTGTAAAGGCCGAGGATAGCTCGGGACAGGGCTATGCGGTGCGCGGAGCTGTTTATACATCATCGGGCGATACTGTTGCCCATTACACTACCGACAGTTTTGGGATGGGAATATTTACACTTCTACCCTTACAGGGGCAAAGTTACCAGGCTAAAACCCTTATTAAAGGTAAACCCGTACAAAGCACATTACCCGCTGCATTAAACAGCGGACTTACCTTAAAAATTGTAAGACAAGATACATCCTTATACGCAGTAGTTACTTGTAATGAACAATCGGTAGCCGCATACGGGCAGCAAACTTTATCTATTAAAGCCCGCAGTTTTGGGCGGGTAACCTTTCAGCAAAGCTTTCAGCTTAAAGGAAATACTGCAGCCGTAGTTATACCTACCTGGCAAATGCCCGGCGGGCTGGCAGCCATAACTTTATATGATGGCGAGCAAAAACCCAACTGCGAACGCCTTATATATAATACCGGCACCGAAAAAGCTACACTTAAACTCAGCCTTAACAAACCGATTTACAATACCCGCGAAAAGGTAGGAATAAACATACAACTCAGCGATACCAAGGGGCAGCCTTTAAAAGGAGAACTTTCGGTTAGTGCGGTTGATGCATCCATTTCCCCGCTTGAAGAGAGCAATATATTGAGTTACTTGATGCTGCAATCAGAACTTAAGGGGGATATAAAAAATGCAGCCCGGTATTTTGATACTACCAATGTACAACATAACAAACAGTTGGATATACTACTACTAACCCAGGGATGGCGCGATTTTATATGGAAACGCCTTGCTGATACTACATTGCGCATAGCCTACATCCCCGAGCAGGGCATTAGTCTTTCGGGTACCGTGCTCGATAAAAAGAACGTACCCATCCCTAATGCCAACGTAACCCTTATTGCTGCCAACGCTATTAACGGCAGATTATTTGGGGCACAAACCGATGCTCAGGGTAAATACTTTTTTGACAATTTGCAATTACTCGGCAAGCAAAAAGTAAAACTAAACGCCAAAGACGCTAAAGGCAAACCACTGGGCAGCCTAACGCTCGACTCATTAGCGGCCAAACACCTGCCCGTTACTAATAATACTTTATATAACACACCTGCTATGGCGCAACTTCCGGCCCTAACCAAAGCCTCGCTTATAAAACAGGTAGCCCTTGCTCGGCAGCGTAGCCTGAGCGATACCATCATCCGCCTAAAAGATGTTGAAGTGCGCACGCCCAACAGGCAACAATTTGTAGACCGCATGGTTACCACTTTGGGGTATAAAGACGAAGTACTAACCGTTACGCCCGAAGACGAGAAATTAAACTCGTTACGCAACTACATCCTCGCAAAATCAAACCAGGCTCGCACTAATGATAGCAACAATCTTGTTTTCATAGCCGATGGTAAACTTGTGCGCCCCCGCATAGTAGTTGATAATAAGGATGCCGCGTTTAGCGATAATGATGCACCGGATGTGGTAGACCTGATGTCGAACCATTACCTGGAGTTACCAATTTCGGCAGTTAAAAAAGTAGTTATAAAAAAACTGGTTGGCGGCCCGCTCCTAATGGTTGAAAATGCCGAAGGCCTGGCAGCAACCACTGCCGCAGCCAGCCCAGCCGGCCGCGCTACTCAAAGCAGTAAAGATTTAGGTATTGTGTTTGCCATATACATCACCCTCAATCCCGAGGGGCTTAACAAACTGGCTGTAGGCGCAACCCAAGCCAACATTACCGGTTATTACGAGGCCCGTACCTTTTACAGCCCGGTTTACAATCCATCAAAAAACGATAACCGCACCGATGCCCGCCCTACTTTATACTGGCAGCCTAATGCAACGGTAAACAATTCGGGAAAAAGCAATATTAGCTTTTATAATAGTGATAGTAAATCAACAATACGTATTATTGTGCAAGGTATAGGCAGCAATGGCGTACCTGTTGCCGGCATAAAAACCTACAAAATTCAATAA